Proteins found in one Zea mays cultivar B73 chromosome 1, Zm-B73-REFERENCE-NAM-5.0, whole genome shotgun sequence genomic segment:
- the LOC103630827 gene encoding mitochondrial inner membrane protein OXA1-like, whose protein sequence is MPAAYWAGHSLRLNSGSLNPLFSPHHHTTPCLPISPPPRDLPAAAMAFSARRSLATSLSHHFSGRLYPSISQRVPSHHEHSDPAPSPSPVPQPRPQSSQQPAPPFPSALPRPSRSRALAPFPLPFALHLAAHRYSSAPAPDSEVLSDSAAAAPVSELLSDGVASAAASVSTPPLPYPGEVAAAAAESFPPVAALQHLLDAVQSFTGLNWWATIALTTLMIRLATVPLLINQMKSMMKLNEMRPEIEAINEEMRNSTDPRSMEVGKQKLGELFLRHGVTPLTPLKGLFIQGPIFMSFFFAISNMVEKVPSMKGGGVYWFTDLTTPDNLLILPVLTSLTFLATVELNMQDGMEGNHMLKPMKKFSRFFGVLFVPFTIGFPKAIFFYWVTSNFFSLVYGAVLRNPAVRLFLNLPRLESQPTTAEVQPLNLSGGPEPSPGVDSPITDKETEQSSSVLSPGVDSPIADKECEQSSPAVSPEVNSPMVDKESEQSSSVLCDRIRDLEIRAKATGESRE, encoded by the exons ATGCCAGCAGCATATTGGGCCGGACATTCTCTCCGTCTCAACTCAGGTTCGTTGAACCCTCTCTTCTCCCCTCACCACCACACCACTCCGTGCCTCCCGATCTCACCACCGCCTCGCGATCTCCCCGCCGCCGCCATGGCTTTCTCCGCGCGGAGGAGCCTCGCCACCAGCCTGTCACACCACTTCTCCGGCCGCCTCTACCCCTCTATCTCGCAACGCGTTCCTTCCCACCACGAGCACTCCGACCCcgctccctccccctcccccgtgCCGCAGCCTCGGCCCCAATCGTCGCAGCAACCCGCACCACCGTTCCCCTCCGCGCTTCCTCGGCCGTCGAGATCCCGGGCCCTGGCCCCCTTCCCCCTCCCTTTCGCTCTCCACCTCGCGGCCCACCGCTACTCCTCCGCCCCGGCCCCCGACTCGGAGGTCTTGTCGGACTCCGCCGCCGCGGCCCCTGTGTCGGAGCTGCTCTCCGATGGGGTGGCGTCAGCTGCCGCGTCCGTCTCCACGCCGCCGTTGCCGTACCCCGGGGAGGTCGCTGCCGCCGCGGCCGAATCATTTCCACCCGTCGCGGCGCTGCAGCACCTGCTGGACGCCGTTCAATCCTTCACCGGCCTCAACTG GTGGGCGACTATTGCGCTGACGACGTTGATGATCCGGCTGGCGACTGTCCCGCTGCTGATCAACCAGATGAAGTCCATGATGAAGTTAAAT GAGATGAGACCAGAAATTGAAGCCATCAATGAAGAGATGCGAAAT TCAACTGATCCAAGGTCAATGGAAGTGGGGAAACAGAAACTGGGGGAGCTATTCCTTAG ACATGGAGTGACTCCATTGACACCATTGAAGGGTCTATTCATACAGGGACCTATATTTATGAGCTTTTTCTTTGCT ATATCAAATATGGTTGAGAAAGTCCCTTCTATGAAAGGAGGTGGTGTGTATTGGTTTACTGATTTGACAACTCCTGATAATTTATTAATCCTCCCAGTGTTAACATCACTGACCTTTTTGGCTACAGTAGAG CTTAATATGCAAGATGGCATGGAAGGGAATCATATGTTAAAACCAATGAAAAAGTTCTCCCGGTTttttggagttttgtttgttcCATTTACAATAGGCTTTCCAAAG GCAATTTTCTTTTACTGGGTCACATCAAACTTTTTCTCACTTGTTTACGGTGCTG TTCTCCGGAATCCGGCTGTAAGACTCTTCTTAAATCTTCCTCGCTTGGAATCTCAGCCCACAACTGCAGAAGTCCAGCCCTTAAACCTATCGGGCGGACCAGAGCCAAGTCCTGGAGTCGATTCTCCTATCACAGATAAGGAAACTGAGCAGTCGAGTTCTGTGCTAAGTCCTGGAGTCGATTCTCCTATAGCAGACAAGGAATGTGAGCAGTCGAGTCCTGCGGTGAGTCCTGAAGTCAATTCTCCTATGGTGGACAAGGAAAGTGAGCAGTCGAGTTCTGTGTTATGTGACCGTATCAGAGATCTTGAGATCAGGGCTAAAGCAACGGGTGAATCTCGAGAGTAA